A window of uncultured Methanoregula sp. genomic DNA:
GACATTGTACCCCTCGTTATTCATCCAGCGGCTGATATCTGAAAATTTCCAGATGACCCCAACGCCTGCCGTGAATGTATCGGGATTTGCGTAAATCCGGTCGGCGTGAGCGCTCACGTAATATGCAGCGGAAGTCCCGATATCCCCCATCGAGACGACAACCGGTTTCTTGGACTTGGCGTATTCAAGGTCGCCGATGATCTCCTGGGCAGCGGAAGGGGTTCCCCCGGGACTGTCCACCCGCAATACGATCGCTTCCACCATCGGGTCATCCGCTGCAGCCCGGAGCTCGCGGCCAACAACTTCGCTGCCGATGGAGTCCCCATCGGAAACCTCACCGGTCACCATGGTCCCTTCCATCCGGACCACCGTGACCCCCCGGGTCTCGTCGTGCGTGAAATAGTAGGTTGCTGCAACAAAAGCGGCCACAACCACGAGCGCGAGCGTTATCGCGAGAAACCATTTCAGACCTGACCGGGATTTTGGCGGACTCGCGGGAGATGGCCCGCCGATGACCGGCCACTGGATCCCCTCATCCCCGCTCATCAGGATGCCTCAGAATA
This region includes:
- the sppA gene encoding signal peptide peptidase SppA encodes the protein MSGDEGIQWPVIGGPSPASPPKSRSGLKWFLAITLALVVVAAFVAATYYFTHDETRGVTVVRMEGTMVTGEVSDGDSIGSEVVGRELRAAADDPMVEAIVLRVDSPGGTPSAAQEIIGDLEYAKSKKPVVVSMGDIGTSAAYYVSAHADRIYANPDTFTAGVGVIWKFSDISRWMNNEGYNVSVIKSGSKKDMGSTSRPLSSDEEKYAQKIVSDSFETFITDVTTHRMIARSDIEDGRVIRGADAIKINVIDELGNLHDAIDGAKKMARSRV